TGGGAATATCCACGTTCCAGATCAGGAAGGGCCGCGCCGACAGATCCAGCGCCGTACGGATCTGTGCGTCATCCATCGGCAGCAGACAGGCGCCATAACGGCGGATACCACGTTTGTCGCCCAAGGCCTTGGCCAGTGCCTGACCCAGTGTGATGCCCACATCCTCAACCGTGTGGTGATCATCAATGTGCAGATCACCCTTGGCGCGGATTTTCATATCAATCAGCGAATGCCGCGCCAGTTGATCGAGCATGTGATCGAAAAAGCCAACGCCGGTCTGGTTATCATATGCGCCGGTGCCGTCGAGATTGATCTCAACCGTGACATCGGT
This window of the Sulfitobacter mediterraneus genome carries:
- the hisB gene encoding imidazoleglycerol-phosphate dehydratase HisB; its protein translation is MRTATLTRTTAETDVTVEINLDGTGAYDNQTGVGFFDHMLDQLARHSLIDMKIRAKGDLHIDDHHTVEDVGITLGQALAKALGDKRGIRRYGACLLPMDDAQIRTALDLSARPFLIWNVDIPTSKIGTFDTELVREFFQAFGTQGGITLHVDMLHGINSHHIVEAAFKSVARALREAVEVDPRKSGDIPSTKGAL